One segment of uncultured Desulfovibrio sp. DNA contains the following:
- a CDS encoding vWA domain-containing protein: MHCMPMFRRCCLVALLVLGLGVCLAGTVSTSSAAPLLQQGKKTLFQRVVSHPGAALLAEPKADGAVVRKSVVPFTVMYVYDRKDAYLQVGASTAQPEGWMEVAKATDWNQSLTLLFTPRTGRDPVLFFKTETGLNELCAAPDMEKRLDALEAQAASLRQSNQPAPETMPILASEPTDAQGAVSEKRFYLMPILDMKDPFDGVKFLRVASIDPGNGKNKDGKNGPPKTGIALVIDTTISMKPYIDQSLNVVRQIYDKIEKDHMTDNVGFAVVAFRSSTKATPGLEYTTEVVSDFATAKDRKSLEEKLSKVQEAKVSSHDFNEDSLAGVYKAVEGLNWSDYSSRLILLITDAGPLKSGDKFASVAMGPSEVNDFARQKGIWITALHLKSPGGNANHAYAEQSYRALSKLSGNRSNYLVVSAPTPAKGAEQFAAITKTLATGMLDMVKNTAEGKIMTKPKDEKPQTASAEDQAANLAATLGYAMQLEYLGKTRENAAPSVVNSWIADMDLSQLAKSRQTPSVDVAVLLTKNQLNDLSAQLKAIIDNAERTKKTDARDFFQGVLSASTRMARDPNMPTQGKNLAELGVLSEFLDGLPYKSDVMLLREEDWYRMSVGEQTAFINRLKSRLARYEEYDRDRANWESFGQPNPGDWVYRVPLSMLP, from the coding sequence ATGCATTGCATGCCCATGTTTCGCCGTTGCTGCCTTGTAGCCCTGCTGGTGCTGGGCCTTGGCGTCTGCCTTGCTGGCACTGTTTCCACCTCTTCTGCCGCGCCCCTGTTGCAGCAGGGTAAAAAAACGCTGTTCCAGCGGGTGGTCAGCCATCCCGGCGCGGCCCTGCTGGCCGAGCCAAAGGCCGATGGCGCCGTGGTGCGCAAAAGCGTGGTGCCCTTTACGGTTATGTACGTCTATGACCGCAAGGACGCGTACCTTCAGGTTGGCGCTTCCACCGCGCAGCCCGAGGGCTGGATGGAGGTCGCCAAGGCTACGGACTGGAACCAGTCGCTCACCCTGCTGTTCACGCCCCGCACCGGGCGCGATCCTGTGCTGTTTTTCAAGACGGAAACAGGCCTGAACGAACTTTGCGCCGCACCAGACATGGAAAAAAGGCTCGATGCTCTTGAAGCACAGGCCGCAAGCCTGCGCCAGAGCAACCAGCCCGCACCGGAAACCATGCCCATCCTTGCCAGCGAACCGACGGACGCGCAGGGCGCAGTGTCTGAAAAGCGCTTTTATCTCATGCCCATACTGGACATGAAAGACCCCTTTGACGGCGTCAAGTTTCTGCGGGTGGCCTCCATCGACCCAGGCAACGGCAAGAACAAGGACGGCAAGAACGGCCCGCCCAAGACCGGCATTGCCCTTGTCATCGACACCACCATTTCCATGAAGCCCTATATCGACCAGAGCCTGAATGTGGTTCGGCAGATATACGACAAGATTGAAAAAGATCACATGACCGACAACGTGGGCTTTGCCGTTGTGGCCTTTCGTAGCAGCACCAAGGCTACGCCCGGTCTGGAATACACCACCGAAGTTGTGAGCGATTTTGCCACGGCAAAAGACCGCAAAAGCCTTGAAGAAAAGCTTTCAAAAGTACAGGAAGCCAAGGTTTCCAGCCACGATTTCAACGAGGATTCGCTGGCTGGCGTGTACAAGGCCGTTGAAGGTCTGAACTGGAGCGACTATTCCTCGCGCCTGATCCTGCTGATTACCGATGCAGGCCCGCTCAAAAGCGGCGACAAGTTTGCCTCGGTGGCAATGGGCCCAAGCGAAGTCAACGATTTTGCCCGCCAGAAGGGCATCTGGATTACCGCCCTGCACCTCAAAAGCCCCGGCGGCAACGCCAACCACGCCTATGCGGAGCAGAGCTACCGCGCGCTGAGCAAGCTTTCGGGCAACCGTTCCAACTATCTGGTGGTGTCTGCCCCCACGCCTGCCAAGGGTGCGGAGCAGTTTGCCGCCATCACCAAGACTCTGGCAACTGGCATGCTCGATATGGTCAAGAACACCGCCGAAGGCAAAATCATGACCAAGCCCAAGGACGAGAAGCCGCAGACTGCCTCGGCGGAGGATCAGGCCGCCAATCTGGCAGCGACCCTCGGCTATGCCATGCAGCTTGAATACCTTGGCAAGACGCGTGAAAACGCCGCGCCTTCCGTGGTTAACTCCTGGATTGCAGACATGGATCTGAGCCAGCTTGCCAAAAGCAGGCAGACTCCCAGTGTTGACGTGGCAGTGCTGCTGACCAAGAACCAGCTCAACGATCTGAGCGCCCAGCTCAAGGCCATTATCGACAATGCCGAGCGCACCAAAAAGACTGACGCGCGCGACTTTTTCCAGGGTGTGCTTTCTGCTTCCACCCGCATGGCCCGCGACCCCAACATGCCCACGCAGGGCAAGAATCTGGCCGAGCTTGGCGTGCTTTCCGAATTTCTGGACGGCCTGCCCTACAAGAGCGACGTCATGCTGCTGCGCGAGGAAGACTGGTACCGCATGAGCGTGGGCGAACAGACGGCCTTTATCAACCGCCTCAAATCCCGGCTTGCCCGGTATGAGGAATATGACCGCGACCGCGCCAACTGGGAAAGCTTCGGTCAGCCCAACCCCGGCGACTGGGTTTATCGTGTGCCGCTGAGCATGCTGCCCTAG
- a CDS encoding virulence factor SrfC family protein, which translates to MDLARHCRELAETSRSAGAWLQDNAELVGNERAALQKDLRHAARFFGKCEQAARRKMCVGVFGPSQSGKSYLISALASDADKVLLADFCGQTFNFIKDINPEGGKESTGLVTRFTTTPPEGITEAYPIRLRLLSETDVARVLANTYYADCDHKDAPNAEALAKELESLQGRAQSAPVPGGMSLDDVEELRDYVNKNFISRPRVQMLQNGYWVRAMELAPRLELEDRARLVGLIWDSVPEFQAVYIQLGAALRQLGNAAEACCAIDALIPRSNSIIDVARLQGLNEPLADMLTLVGAEGRKADLPRALVTALTAEITIYMREKPDDFFDHTDLLDFPGYRARYKFSDLRAALDSRKDMLKELFLRGKVAYLFERYREEKELTSMLLCIGPSTQEVQDLPQAVYEWICSTHGETPEMRASKAPALFFVLTKMDMEFEKKAGSPSVETRWTTRLESSLVNFFGQVHDWPQNWDGTHPFNNVFLLRNPNFLCEAIFDYADRRETGIRQEQQAFVEEVRQSFMQSPLVQKHVADPERAWQAAMTLNDGGVGLLRQSLRPLCNPELKRQQISGSLVEKCERLRTGLAPFYRTDDREELRRQKEQLTRLLVSQMAKVAEKQLFGEFLRRLQVRDFDLYEICLNARQSPDEGQTAAPAQVVGARVSANDILGDIFGDDAPVAAPAADAVDAEVKDSAQVFAGMVMDHWTGRLRDLCNDVEVRGQLGLPAKELDQFCHELVQAAARCKLRENLEAELRRSSAFSNMARERLMWKQVSLAADAINAFVDWWGFDPRFKDQTRRTVVVGGKSVPLFNPPQEIKGEPRIGEEESPYDRLWYTDWLRAMAYSVMANVDFDGQQSVNPEQNNRLRELLQAFKG; encoded by the coding sequence ATGGATTTAGCGCGGCACTGCCGCGAACTGGCGGAAACTTCGCGTTCCGCAGGGGCATGGCTTCAGGACAATGCCGAGCTTGTGGGCAACGAACGCGCGGCCCTGCAAAAGGATCTGCGCCATGCGGCCCGCTTTTTCGGCAAGTGCGAGCAGGCGGCCCGCCGCAAGATGTGCGTAGGCGTGTTTGGCCCCAGCCAGTCGGGCAAGTCCTACCTTATCTCGGCCCTTGCCAGTGATGCGGACAAGGTGCTTCTGGCCGATTTTTGCGGTCAAACCTTCAATTTTATCAAGGATATCAACCCAGAGGGCGGCAAGGAATCCACGGGGCTGGTCACGCGTTTTACCACCACGCCGCCTGAGGGTATTACCGAGGCCTACCCCATCCGTCTGCGTCTGCTTTCAGAAACTGACGTGGCCCGGGTGCTCGCCAATACGTACTATGCGGACTGCGACCACAAGGACGCACCCAATGCCGAAGCCCTCGCCAAGGAGCTGGAGAGCCTTCAGGGCCGCGCCCAGTCTGCGCCCGTGCCCGGCGGCATGAGTTTGGACGATGTGGAAGAGCTGCGCGATTATGTGAATAAAAACTTCATTTCGCGCCCCAGAGTGCAGATGCTCCAGAACGGTTACTGGGTGCGGGCCATGGAACTGGCCCCCCGTCTGGAGCTGGAAGACCGCGCCCGCCTTGTGGGCCTGATCTGGGACAGCGTGCCTGAATTTCAGGCAGTGTATATACAGCTTGGCGCGGCTCTACGCCAGCTTGGCAACGCTGCCGAGGCATGTTGCGCCATTGACGCGCTCATACCCCGCAGCAACAGTATTATTGACGTGGCGCGGTTGCAGGGCCTCAACGAGCCGCTCGCAGACATGCTGACCCTTGTGGGCGCGGAGGGCCGCAAGGCTGACCTGCCGCGCGCGCTGGTGACGGCCCTTACGGCCGAAATCACCATCTACATGCGTGAAAAGCCGGATGATTTCTTTGACCACACCGACCTGCTGGACTTCCCCGGCTACCGCGCGCGCTACAAGTTCAGCGATCTGCGCGCCGCGCTGGACAGCCGCAAGGACATGCTCAAGGAACTCTTTCTGCGCGGCAAGGTGGCTTACCTCTTTGAGCGCTATCGCGAAGAAAAAGAACTCACCAGCATGCTGCTCTGCATCGGACCCAGCACCCAGGAGGTGCAGGATCTGCCGCAGGCCGTGTATGAATGGATATGCTCCACCCACGGCGAAACACCGGAAATGCGTGCCAGCAAAGCGCCAGCGCTCTTTTTTGTGCTTACCAAGATGGACATGGAGTTTGAAAAAAAGGCCGGATCGCCCTCTGTGGAAACCCGCTGGACAACCCGGCTGGAATCCTCGCTGGTGAACTTTTTCGGTCAGGTGCACGACTGGCCGCAAAACTGGGACGGCACGCACCCCTTCAACAATGTCTTTTTGCTGCGCAATCCCAACTTTTTGTGCGAGGCCATTTTTGATTACGCCGACAGGCGTGAAACCGGCATCCGGCAGGAACAGCAGGCCTTTGTGGAAGAGGTGCGTCAGTCCTTCATGCAATCGCCACTGGTGCAGAAACATGTTGCTGACCCGGAACGGGCCTGGCAGGCGGCCATGACGCTCAACGACGGCGGCGTTGGCCTGCTGCGTCAGAGCCTGAGGCCCCTGTGCAACCCCGAACTCAAGCGGCAGCAGATCAGCGGCAGCCTTGTTGAAAAATGCGAGCGCCTGCGCACCGGGCTTGCGCCCTTCTACCGCACGGACGACAGGGAAGAACTGCGCAGGCAAAAGGAGCAACTCACGCGCCTGCTGGTTTCGCAGATGGCCAAGGTTGCGGAAAAGCAACTGTTCGGCGAATTTTTGCGCCGCCTTCAGGTGCGCGATTTTGACCTGTACGAAATCTGTCTCAACGCCCGCCAAAGCCCGGATGAAGGCCAGACCGCAGCGCCTGCGCAGGTTGTGGGCGCGCGCGTTTCCGCCAACGACATTCTGGGCGACATCTTTGGCGACGACGCTCCCGTGGCCGCGCCAGCGGCAGACGCCGTTGATGCAGAAGTAAAGGACAGCGCCCAGGTCTTTGCCGGAATGGTCATGGATCACTGGACAGGGCGGCTGCGCGACCTCTGCAACGATGTGGAAGTCAGGGGCCAGCTTGGCCTGCCAGCCAAGGAACTTGACCAGTTCTGTCACGAGCTAGTGCAGGCCGCAGCGCGCTGCAAGCTGCGCGAAAATCTGGAGGCTGAGCTGCGCCGCTCATCGGCATTCAGCAACATGGCCCGCGAGCGCCTCATGTGGAAGCAGGTGAGCCTTGCTGCGGACGCCATCAACGCCTTTGTGGACTGGTGGGGCTTTGACCCACGCTTCAAGGATCAGACGCGGCGCACCGTTGTTGTTGGCGGCAAAAGCGTGCCCCTGTTTAACCCACCGCAGGAAATCAAGGGCGAACCCCGCATCGGCGAGGAAGAATCGCCCTATGACCGCCTGTGGTATACCGACTGGCTGCGCGCCATGGCCTACAGCGTTATGGCCAATGTGGATTTTGACGGCCAGCAGAGCGTCAACCCCGAACAGAACAACCGCCTGCGCGAACTTTTGCAGGCGTTCAAAGGATAA
- a CDS encoding sel1 repeat family protein, which yields MRASISADTGRGPGNGIIEIFDAGDVSEPGFTLLRASDGKCLGPRGWQESETLLTPEAWDNDGGSLRLAVGPAVVDEVDNLDAYRISLRGVGSCALAVKSLIYSNIAGGHGMGAGAPQTPPPVVQPAPEPEPEPVLESPEPPLAFEEPQAPQQHEAPLEMASKEEGKSGGKAGLVILLVLAAIAAGVAAWWFLLREPEKAPLPTPPEQTQNADKPQNPDQAQPKPADAGQQGADAAKQPLSPLASAREQLRGQALPDVSLAMAKPLRKADAKPEESDAAFLLLEDAAQKGDAEAMFLVGQFYDPASTLPRGSIPADLTQAKRWYEQALQKGQPQAKAALDTLKEHARALEAKGDAEARSLLQNWQ from the coding sequence ATGCGCGCCAGCATTTCAGCCGATACCGGGCGCGGCCCCGGCAACGGAATCATCGAGATTTTTGACGCAGGCGATGTGAGTGAACCCGGCTTTACCCTGCTGCGGGCATCTGACGGCAAATGTCTTGGCCCCCGTGGCTGGCAGGAGAGCGAAACCCTGCTCACCCCCGAGGCCTGGGACAATGACGGCGGCAGCCTGCGGCTGGCGGTCGGCCCTGCGGTGGTGGACGAAGTGGACAACCTCGATGCCTACCGCATCAGCCTGCGCGGCGTGGGCAGCTGCGCCCTTGCCGTAAAATCGCTCATATATTCCAACATTGCGGGCGGGCATGGCATGGGCGCTGGCGCTCCGCAAACTCCCCCGCCTGTCGTGCAGCCTGCTCCCGAACCGGAGCCGGAACCAGTGCTGGAATCGCCGGAGCCGCCTCTGGCTTTTGAGGAGCCGCAAGCGCCCCAGCAACACGAAGCTCCGCTTGAAATGGCAAGCAAGGAGGAAGGCAAATCCGGCGGCAAGGCCGGGCTTGTGATCCTGCTGGTGCTTGCAGCCATTGCCGCAGGCGTGGCCGCGTGGTGGTTCTTGCTGCGCGAGCCGGAAAAGGCCCCCCTGCCCACGCCTCCTGAGCAGACGCAGAATGCGGACAAGCCCCAAAACCCGGATCAGGCGCAGCCCAAGCCAGCAGATGCCGGGCAGCAAGGAGCGGATGCCGCCAAGCAGCCGCTTTCTCCGCTTGCCTCGGCGCGTGAGCAGTTGCGCGGGCAGGCATTGCCCGACGTGAGCCTTGCCATGGCAAAGCCATTGCGCAAGGCCGACGCCAAGCCGGAAGAAAGCGATGCCGCATTCTTGCTGCTGGAAGATGCCGCGCAGAAAGGCGATGCCGAAGCCATGTTCCTTGTGGGTCAGTTTTACGACCCTGCCAGCACCCTGCCGCGCGGCAGCATCCCCGCCGACCTCACGCAGGCCAAGCGCTGGTATGAGCAGGCCCTGCAAAAGGGCCAGCCTCAGGCCAAGGCGGCACTGGACACGCTGAAAGAACACGCCCGCGCCCTTGAGGCCAAGGGTGATGCCGAGGCGCGCTCCCTGCTGCAAAACTGGCAATAA
- a CDS encoding ABC transporter ATP-binding protein, whose protein sequence is MSDMVFSLRNIGKTRPGDEGFRLRIEQLDVPRGSLLALVGPSGCGKSTALDMLACALSPDMTPEGFALPHNPVGSRQDDLPHPASAAASFMFSPQAGATTDILAAWRSGGTDALALLRLHYLGYVLQTGGLLPFLSARENIVLRCKSLGTLATRQEAITIVVDRLGIGHLLGHYPATLSVGERQRVAIASALAHGPSVVLADEPTAALDPGHAANVLRLFAELARQLSITVVMVTHNLEQARQAGFVLAPVRVEQDKGGSASILHWTGRTA, encoded by the coding sequence ATGTCCGACATGGTTTTCAGCCTGCGCAATATTGGCAAAACCCGTCCCGGTGACGAAGGCTTTCGCCTGCGCATAGAGCAGCTTGACGTGCCGCGTGGCAGTCTGCTGGCTCTGGTTGGCCCCAGCGGTTGCGGCAAAAGCACGGCACTGGATATGCTGGCCTGCGCCCTCAGCCCGGATATGACGCCCGAGGGCTTTGCCCTGCCGCACAATCCCGTGGGGTCACGGCAAGACGACCTGCCCCATCCCGCCAGTGCCGCCGCCAGTTTTATGTTCAGCCCGCAGGCTGGTGCCACCACGGATATTCTGGCCGCGTGGCGCAGTGGCGGCACCGATGCTCTGGCCCTGCTGCGTCTGCACTATCTTGGCTATGTGCTGCAAACAGGCGGCCTGCTGCCTTTTTTGAGCGCGCGCGAAAATATCGTGCTACGCTGCAAGAGCCTTGGCACCCTTGCCACGCGGCAGGAGGCCATCACAATCGTGGTTGATCGGCTAGGCATCGGGCACTTGCTGGGGCATTACCCGGCAACGCTCTCCGTGGGCGAACGCCAGCGGGTCGCCATAGCTTCGGCGCTGGCGCACGGGCCATCGGTCGTGCTGGCGGACGAACCAACTGCTGCGCTTGATCCTGGTCATGCGGCCAACGTGCTGCGGCTTTTTGCGGAGTTGGCGCGCCAGTTAAGCATCACAGTGGTCATGGTCACGCACAACCTTGAGCAGGCGCGTCAGGCTGGCTTTGTGCTCGCGCCGGTGCGTGTGGAACAGGACAAGGGCGGCAGCGCGTCCATCCTCCACTGGACAGGGAGGACGGCCTGA
- a CDS encoding FtsX-like permease family protein, translated as MAANTWTTMLRLACKDYWHEFLLSACAVLGLAAVLTPLLVLYGVKFGVVQTLTERLRNDPRNLEISPVISGRYTPEYLAKLAAHPDVAFVLPRTRSIAATMDLSAGNGDARSVLVASLEPTAEGDPLLLRFDAAVPTMPQSPDTEAIGVTLSSSAAEKLHLKQGDTLNGKVERRFQGKVQTARVALRVAAVLPLAAQQKDVAYVPLPLMEATEDYRDGRAVPELGAQNGWTGEPRPQGERIYPGFRLYARGLDHVMPLREAFAAQKLDVYTHAEEIEQVTALARALNLIFALICAATGIGFLASTASNVLAGIKRKERILGLLRLHGFTTGKLMLFPLAQSLLTALAGTALASGVYGVAAFAINRLFSASVIGMEQVCLLLPEHFALAFAAVSGLALLAALAPALRAARVEPSEVIREI; from the coding sequence ATGGCGGCGAATACCTGGACAACCATGCTGCGGCTGGCCTGCAAGGACTACTGGCACGAATTTCTGCTCTCGGCCTGCGCCGTGCTAGGGCTGGCTGCTGTGCTCACTCCCCTGCTGGTGCTCTACGGCGTAAAATTCGGCGTGGTGCAAACCCTCACCGAACGGTTGCGCAACGATCCCCGCAATCTTGAAATTTCACCCGTCATAAGCGGCAGATACACGCCCGAATATCTTGCCAAACTGGCAGCCCACCCGGATGTGGCCTTTGTGCTGCCGCGTACGCGCTCCATTGCCGCCACCATGGATCTGAGCGCGGGCAATGGCGATGCCCGCTCTGTGCTGGTGGCCTCGCTGGAGCCAACAGCCGAGGGCGACCCCCTGTTGCTGCGCTTTGACGCTGCGGTGCCGACCATGCCGCAATCGCCCGACACAGAAGCCATTGGCGTAACCCTGTCGTCCTCAGCAGCGGAAAAGCTGCACCTTAAACAGGGCGACACCCTCAATGGAAAGGTTGAACGGCGCTTTCAGGGCAAGGTGCAGACTGCCCGCGTGGCCCTGCGCGTGGCGGCAGTGCTGCCCCTTGCCGCCCAGCAAAAGGATGTGGCCTACGTGCCGCTGCCTCTCATGGAAGCTACGGAAGACTACCGCGATGGTCGCGCCGTGCCGGAGCTGGGCGCGCAGAATGGCTGGACAGGTGAGCCACGCCCTCAGGGCGAGCGTATCTATCCAGGATTCCGCCTGTACGCCCGCGGCCTTGACCATGTGATGCCACTGCGGGAGGCCTTTGCCGCCCAAAAACTTGATGTGTACACCCATGCGGAAGAAATCGAGCAGGTTACGGCGCTTGCGCGCGCCCTCAACCTGATATTTGCCCTCATCTGCGCAGCAACAGGCATTGGTTTTCTGGCGTCCACCGCCAGCAACGTACTGGCTGGCATCAAACGCAAGGAGCGCATCCTCGGCCTGCTGCGGCTCCACGGCTTCACCACGGGCAAGCTTATGCTGTTTCCGCTGGCGCAATCGTTGCTCACAGCCCTTGCGGGCACGGCGCTGGCCTCCGGCGTGTACGGGGTGGCGGCCTTTGCCATCAACAGACTTTTCAGCGCCAGCGTTATCGGCATGGAGCAGGTATGCCTCCTGCTGCCAGAGCATTTTGCGCTGGCCTTTGCCGCAGTTTCGGGGCTTGCCCTGCTGGCCGCCCTTGCCCCTGCTTTGCGGGCTGCCCGCGTTGAACCCTCGGAGGTTATCCGTGAAATCTGA
- a CDS encoding virulence factor SrfB, which translates to MDAIPRYLSPVSIIPGGCPQFLDFSMPEDAVKRLRRYFREEKKKESDEQTRYTHYLRCLTETENGFIDQLSGLPCDEDYSIEARRALDAWEGHWLPIPFLRTLDQPWPDGGKRFECGPSNWARARVMRSDRDDSLLRVVLMFDTNVEDRPAQGEQYHALSPQDVTAHGHFMLAHLVRDNSWFLNAAWVDEWLHGLYDAWKQSQHRGRGAWHDGYPYVLEHLASYLTWLDVVRLALNDLAAQVINPDRDTPVDVDLVLDIGNSRTTGILVETLPQRITNLNDSYLLELRDLSQPEHIYSDPFETRVEFADAAFGNDALSRRSGRQTPAFAWPSAVRIGPEAARLATQAVCAEGTTGMSSPKRYLWDERPWQQSWRYNTGGKSEPMVSRGLFPRQLNPQGTPLSCFDDPMFKKSPALQKQQPEPIFESLFTRSSLMLFMLGEILTQALVTINSPATRARRELPNLPRRLRRLIFTVPTAMPVAEKRIFRRWVTWAVRVVWDALGWSQWYTPRLQTRSLTGDYRQSPQVRCDWDEASCSQLVLLYNELAVKQHGDAHHLFRLMGKPREACGNHPCIRMASIDIGGGTTDLSITTFELASGEGDTARIKPHTEFRDGFNIAGDEVLREVVANHVIPAIGQALAREGLAEPRSLLGQLFGRDSIGMSQEDRNTRLRLVRQIAVPVALGLLATCENPDLRGSVFNCTLGDFFEPDPVGSGETADAAADTAADAAPAAAKSAADSPRISPAVLAPRPQPATLRDVKAIVRRSASFIQNFNILDVPISVNQAAVEETIRSTLGSTLSALCEVVHMYDCDVLLLTGRPSSWNGVIATVLAKLPVPPDRIIPMRRYHAGSWYPFADAQGRITDPKTTVVVGAILCALADGHLEGFSFDSGALKLTSTARYIGEMDINSQLKRPKVWFTVDVDSKDGTDKTRAVAFSGPLSIGYRQLDAERWPTTRYHLLTFATEEARSRASGRLPYRVEVSLSVADALDEEDIRSETDKDRRSEGEFRIDSIVDCQERSVDRRDLEIRLQTLKLDEGYWLDTGIVTDAG; encoded by the coding sequence ATGGATGCCATACCCCGTTACCTTTCGCCGGTCAGCATTATTCCCGGCGGCTGCCCGCAGTTTCTTGATTTCTCCATGCCCGAAGATGCCGTCAAAAGACTGCGGCGGTATTTTCGCGAAGAAAAAAAGAAAGAATCCGACGAGCAGACGCGCTACACCCACTATCTGCGCTGTCTGACAGAAACGGAAAACGGCTTTATCGACCAGTTGAGCGGCCTGCCCTGCGATGAGGACTACAGCATCGAAGCCCGCCGCGCGCTGGATGCATGGGAAGGCCACTGGCTGCCCATTCCCTTTTTGCGCACGCTCGACCAGCCCTGGCCGGACGGCGGCAAGCGCTTTGAATGCGGCCCTTCCAACTGGGCGAGGGCGCGGGTTATGCGCTCCGACAGGGATGACAGTCTGCTTCGCGTTGTGCTCATGTTTGACACCAATGTGGAAGACCGACCCGCTCAGGGCGAACAGTACCATGCGCTTTCGCCGCAGGATGTGACGGCCCACGGGCATTTTATGCTGGCCCACCTCGTGCGCGACAATTCGTGGTTTCTCAACGCGGCATGGGTGGATGAATGGCTCCACGGCCTCTACGATGCGTGGAAGCAGTCGCAACACCGTGGGCGCGGCGCATGGCACGATGGCTACCCCTATGTGCTGGAGCATCTGGCCTCCTACCTCACCTGGCTTGACGTGGTGCGCCTTGCGCTCAACGATCTGGCGGCACAGGTCATCAATCCTGACCGCGATACCCCGGTGGATGTGGATCTGGTGCTGGATATCGGCAATTCGCGTACCACGGGCATCTTGGTGGAAACCCTGCCCCAACGCATTACCAACCTCAACGACAGTTACCTGCTTGAACTGCGCGATCTGAGCCAGCCGGAGCACATCTATTCCGACCCCTTTGAAACGCGTGTGGAATTTGCGGATGCGGCCTTTGGCAATGATGCGCTTTCGCGCCGCTCGGGCCGCCAGACTCCGGCCTTTGCCTGGCCTTCTGCCGTTCGCATCGGGCCGGAAGCCGCCCGCCTCGCCACGCAGGCCGTGTGCGCCGAGGGCACGACAGGCATGTCCAGCCCCAAGCGTTACCTGTGGGACGAGCGCCCATGGCAGCAGAGCTGGCGCTACAACACTGGCGGCAAGTCAGAACCCATGGTCAGCCGGGGGCTGTTTCCGCGCCAGTTGAACCCGCAGGGCACGCCGCTTTCGTGCTTTGACGACCCCATGTTCAAAAAAAGTCCCGCCCTGCAAAAGCAACAGCCTGAGCCGATTTTTGAATCGCTGTTTACGCGCTCGTCGCTCATGCTCTTCATGCTGGGCGAAATCCTGACTCAGGCCCTTGTGACCATCAATTCGCCAGCCACGCGCGCGCGCCGTGAACTGCCCAACCTGCCCCGCAGGCTCAGAAGGCTCATTTTTACGGTGCCTACGGCCATGCCCGTTGCGGAAAAACGTATTTTTCGCCGCTGGGTCACGTGGGCCGTGCGTGTGGTGTGGGATGCACTGGGCTGGAGCCAGTGGTATACGCCCCGCCTGCAAACCCGCAGCCTTACGGGCGATTACCGCCAAAGCCCGCAGGTGCGCTGCGACTGGGACGAAGCCAGTTGCTCGCAGCTTGTGCTGCTCTACAACGAGCTTGCCGTCAAACAGCATGGCGACGCGCATCATCTTTTCCGACTCATGGGCAAGCCGCGCGAGGCCTGCGGTAACCATCCGTGCATCCGCATGGCTTCCATTGATATTGGCGGCGGCACAACCGACCTTTCCATCACCACCTTCGAGCTTGCCAGCGGCGAGGGCGACACCGCGCGCATCAAGCCGCATACGGAATTCAGGGACGGCTTCAACATTGCGGGCGATGAAGTGCTGCGCGAAGTGGTGGCCAACCATGTGATTCCGGCCATTGGCCAGGCTCTGGCCCGCGAGGGACTTGCAGAGCCGCGCTCGCTTCTGGGGCAGCTTTTTGGGCGCGATTCCATCGGCATGTCGCAGGAAGACCGAAACACCCGTCTGCGTCTGGTGCGGCAGATAGCCGTGCCCGTTGCCCTCGGGCTGCTGGCAACCTGCGAAAATCCCGACCTGCGCGGCAGTGTCTTTAACTGCACGCTGGGCGACTTTTTTGAGCCTGACCCTGTGGGCAGCGGAGAAACGGCTGATGCTGCGGCAGACACGGCGGCGGATGCCGCACCAGCTGCGGCAAAGTCTGCAGCGGATTCGCCCCGGATCAGCCCGGCAGTCCTCGCGCCACGTCCTCAGCCTGCAACCCTGCGGGATGTAAAGGCAATAGTGCGGCGTTCCGCATCCTTCATCCAGAACTTCAACATTCTTGATGTGCCCATCAGCGTCAATCAGGCCGCAGTGGAAGAAACCATCCGCAGCACGCTTGGCTCAACGCTTTCCGCCCTGTGCGAAGTGGTGCACATGTACGATTGCGATGTGCTGCTGCTCACCGGGCGGCCCAGTTCGTGGAACGGCGTTATCGCCACAGTGCTTGCCAAGCTGCCCGTGCCGCCAGACAGGATCATTCCCATGCGGCGCTATCACGCTGGCTCGTGGTATCCCTTTGCCGATGCGCAGGGCCGCATTACCGACCCCAAAACCACGGTTGTGGTGGGGGCCATCCTCTGTGCGCTGGCCGACGGGCATCTGGAAGGATTCTCCTTTGATTCCGGCGCGCTCAAGCTTACGTCCACCGCGCGCTATATCGGCGAGATGGATATTAACAGCCAGCTCAAGCGCCCCAAGGTCTGGTTTACCGTGGATGTGGACAGCAAGGACGGCACGGACAAAACCCGGGCCGTGGCCTTCAGCGGGCCGCTTTCCATCGGCTACAGGCAGCTGGATGCAGAGCGCTGGCCCACTACCCGCTACCATCTGCTGACCTTTGCCACGGAGGAAGCCCGCTCCCGCGCTTCGGGCCGTCTTCCCTACCGGGTTGAGGTCAGCCTGAGCGTTGCCGATGCCCTGGATGAGGAAGATATCCGCAGCGAGACGGACAAGGATCGCCGCAGCGAAGGCGAGTTCCGCATTGATTCCATCGTGGATTGCCAGGAGCGCAGCGTTGACCGCCGCGATCTTGAAATCCGCCTGCAAACCCTGAAACTGGACGAAGGCTACTGGCTGGATACGGGCATTGTCACCGACGCCGGATAA